From Actinopolyspora lacussalsi, a single genomic window includes:
- a CDS encoding dihydroorotase (product_source=KO:K01465; cath_funfam=2.30.40.10,3.20.20.140; cog=COG0044; ko=KO:K01465; pfam=PF12890; superfamily=51338,51556; tigrfam=TIGR00857): MTEHEHPTGASGRRVLLREVRPYGTGDPVDLLIDDGVVVGIGQHSGTDADEIVHAGGAVLLPGFVDPHTHLREPGGEDAETVESGSTAAALGGYTAVLAMANTDPVADNAVVVEHVRRRGREVGLVDVRPVGAVTAGLEGKRLAEIGSMARSPAEVRVFSDDGHCVDDPLLMRRALEYTRAFGGVVAQHAQDPRLTPGSQAHEGPNAARLGLAGWPAAAEESVVARDCMLAEHTGGSLHVCHVSSAGTAEFLRWWRSRSTAGSVSAEVTPHHLLLTDELLETYDPLYKVNPPLRTDEDVHALRTALAEGVVDCVATDHAPHADQDKDCEWSAARPGMLGLQTALSVLVRTMVRPGLLDWRGVARVLSETPARVAGLSRQGRPIEVGEPANLTLVDPDTEWTVRGAELASTAVNTPFEGMVLPGRVLATISEGRITARDGKVEPIGGRS, encoded by the coding sequence GTGACCGAGCACGAACACCCCACGGGCGCTTCCGGGCGGCGGGTACTGCTGCGCGAAGTACGCCCCTACGGCACCGGTGATCCGGTGGACCTGTTGATCGACGACGGCGTCGTGGTCGGAATCGGACAGCACTCCGGTACCGACGCCGACGAGATCGTCCACGCCGGAGGCGCGGTACTGCTTCCCGGCTTCGTGGATCCGCACACCCACCTGCGGGAACCGGGCGGGGAGGACGCCGAGACAGTCGAGAGCGGCTCGACGGCCGCCGCGCTCGGTGGTTACACGGCGGTGCTGGCCATGGCCAACACCGATCCGGTCGCCGACAACGCCGTGGTCGTCGAACACGTGCGGCGCCGTGGCCGCGAGGTCGGTCTGGTCGACGTGCGCCCCGTCGGCGCGGTCACGGCCGGACTGGAGGGGAAGCGGCTGGCCGAGATCGGTTCGATGGCGCGTTCCCCCGCGGAGGTTCGCGTGTTCTCCGACGACGGGCACTGCGTGGACGATCCGCTGCTGATGCGGCGGGCGCTGGAGTACACCCGCGCCTTCGGCGGTGTGGTGGCCCAGCACGCCCAGGACCCGAGGTTGACCCCCGGTTCGCAGGCCCACGAGGGGCCGAACGCCGCGCGGCTCGGGCTGGCGGGTTGGCCCGCGGCGGCCGAGGAGTCCGTGGTGGCGCGGGACTGTATGCTCGCCGAGCACACCGGCGGCTCGCTGCACGTCTGCCACGTCTCCAGCGCGGGCACCGCGGAGTTCCTGCGGTGGTGGCGGTCCCGTTCGACGGCGGGCTCGGTCTCGGCGGAGGTCACACCGCACCACCTGCTGCTGACCGACGAACTGCTGGAGACCTACGACCCGCTCTACAAAGTCAATCCGCCGTTGCGCACGGACGAGGACGTGCACGCGTTGCGCACGGCGCTCGCCGAGGGCGTCGTGGACTGCGTCGCCACCGATCACGCACCGCACGCCGACCAGGACAAGGACTGCGAGTGGTCGGCCGCCAGGCCGGGCATGCTGGGGTTGCAGACCGCGCTGTCGGTGCTGGTGCGCACCATGGTCCGTCCCGGTCTGCTGGACTGGCGGGGTGTGGCTCGGGTCCTGAGCGAGACACCCGCCCGCGTAGCTGGGCTCTCCCGGCAGGGGCGACCGATCGAGGTCGGGGAACCGGCCAATCTCACCCTGGTAGATCCGGACACCGAGTGGACGGTACGCGGCGCCGAGCTGGCGAGTACCGCGGTCAACACGCCCTTCGAGGGGATGGTGCTGCCGGGGCGCGTGCTGGCCACGATCTCCGAGGGACGGATCACCGCACGCGACGGCAAGGTCGAACCGATCGGAGGACGGTCCTGA
- a CDS encoding aspartate carbamoyltransferase catalytic subunit (product_source=KO:K00609; cath_funfam=3.40.50.1370; cog=COG0540; ko=KO:K00609; pfam=PF00185,PF02729; superfamily=53671; tigrfam=TIGR00670) — MIRHLLTADGLDGETVNTVLGTADTLKQTLLGREVRKLPTLRGRTVITMFYENSTRTRVSFEVAGKWMSADVINVSASGSSTGKGESLRDTALTLSAAGADCVILRHSASGAPHRLAEWLDHTGTRVVNAGDGMHEHPTQALLDAATLRERLGELSGRRVGIVGDLLHSRVARSNVHLLRTLGAEVVLIAPPTLVPDGIESWGATVTHELDPQLPTLDAVMALRVQSERMNGGFFPTAREYSIGYGLNVARTAKLPEHAVVLHPGPMLRGMEIAPRVADSPSAAVEQQVRNGVHVRMAVLYHLLAGEESTA; from the coding sequence GTGATACGGCATCTGCTCACGGCCGACGGGCTGGACGGCGAGACCGTGAACACGGTGCTCGGCACCGCGGACACGCTCAAGCAGACGCTGCTCGGCAGGGAGGTGCGCAAGCTTCCCACCCTGCGTGGTCGCACCGTGATCACCATGTTCTACGAGAACTCGACCCGCACCAGGGTCTCGTTCGAGGTGGCGGGCAAGTGGATGAGCGCCGACGTGATCAACGTGTCGGCCTCGGGCTCGTCCACCGGTAAGGGCGAGTCGCTGCGGGACACCGCGCTCACGCTCTCGGCGGCGGGCGCGGACTGCGTGATCCTGCGGCACAGCGCCTCCGGTGCCCCGCACCGTCTCGCGGAGTGGCTGGACCACACCGGAACGAGGGTCGTCAACGCGGGCGACGGGATGCACGAACACCCCACCCAGGCGCTGCTGGACGCCGCCACACTGCGGGAGCGACTCGGCGAGCTGTCCGGCAGACGCGTCGGCATCGTCGGTGACCTGCTGCACAGCCGGGTGGCGCGTTCCAACGTGCACCTGCTGCGCACCCTCGGAGCCGAGGTGGTGCTGATCGCGCCCCCCACGCTGGTTCCCGACGGGATCGAGAGCTGGGGAGCCACCGTCACGCACGAGCTGGATCCGCAGCTGCCCACCCTCGACGCGGTGATGGCGCTGCGGGTGCAGTCCGAGCGCATGAACGGCGGGTTCTTCCCGACGGCCAGGGAGTACTCGATCGGTTACGGCCTCAACGTCGCGCGCACCGCGAAACTGCCCGAGCACGCGGTCGTGCTGCACCCGGGACCGATGCTGCGCGGAATGGAGATCGCGCCGCGAGTGGCCGACTCGCCCAGCGCTGCCGTGGAACAGCAGGTTCGGAACGGGGTCCACGTGCGAATGGCCGTGCTGTACCACCTGCTGGCCGGAGAGGAGAGCACGGCGTGA
- a CDS encoding pyrimidine operon attenuation protein/uracil phosphoribosyltransferase (product_source=KO:K02825; cath_funfam=3.40.50.2020; cog=COG2065; ko=KO:K02825; pfam=PF00156; superfamily=53271), which translates to MASRQSADAAVPAGERELLSAGDVARTVARMAHQIIEKTALDSGAEHVVLLGVPTRGVPLARRIAERIATFSGVTVPTGALDITLYRDDLRQQPNRPLEPSSVPTGGVDDALVVLVDDVLFSGRTVRSALDALRDQGRPRAVQLAVLVDRGHRELPIRADYVGKNVPTARSEDVAVRLTEVDDTDAVLLRRPDSSSGATSSTATSGREPDTESGTETAESAGGKQ; encoded by the coding sequence GTGGCGTCACGCCAATCGGCGGACGCGGCGGTTCCGGCCGGAGAGCGCGAATTGCTTTCGGCCGGTGACGTCGCGCGCACCGTCGCCCGAATGGCCCATCAGATCATCGAGAAGACCGCGCTCGACAGCGGCGCCGAACACGTCGTGCTGCTGGGGGTTCCCACCAGGGGAGTGCCGCTCGCCCGACGTATCGCGGAGCGCATCGCCACCTTCAGCGGTGTCACGGTTCCCACCGGGGCGTTGGACATCACGCTGTACCGCGACGACCTGCGCCAGCAGCCGAACCGGCCGCTGGAACCGAGCAGCGTGCCCACCGGGGGCGTCGACGACGCGCTGGTTGTGCTCGTCGACGACGTGCTGTTCTCCGGCCGCACCGTTCGTTCCGCGCTGGACGCGCTCCGCGACCAGGGGCGCCCCCGTGCGGTGCAGCTGGCCGTGCTGGTCGATCGCGGGCACCGCGAGCTGCCCATCCGCGCCGACTACGTGGGCAAGAACGTGCCGACGGCGCGCAGCGAGGACGTCGCGGTGCGGCTCACCGAGGTGGACGACACCGACGCGGTGCTGCTGCGTCGCCCGGATAGCTCGTCGGGTGCCACCTCGTCGACTGCCACCTCCGGGCGGGAGCCGGACACCGAATCGGGAACCGAAACAGCAGAATCGGCCGGAGGAAAACAGTGA
- a CDS encoding transcriptional regulator with XRE-family HTH domain (product_source=COG1396; cog=COG1396; pfam=PF01381; smart=SM00530; superfamily=46955,47413), whose amino-acid sequence MGDYAKALGSKLRAIRQQQGLSLHGVEQKSGGRWKAVVVGSYERGDRAVTVQKLAELADFYGVPVAELLPEGRVPSSAEPATKVVINLERLQQLPAEKVGPLARYAATIQSQRGDYNGKVLSIRTEDLRSLAIIYDMSPGELTEQLIDWGVLPPEARPAREE is encoded by the coding sequence ATGGGCGACTACGCCAAGGCGCTGGGCAGCAAGCTCCGCGCTATCCGCCAGCAGCAGGGTCTTTCGCTGCACGGCGTCGAGCAGAAGTCAGGCGGGCGGTGGAAGGCCGTGGTCGTCGGGTCTTATGAACGAGGTGACCGTGCGGTCACTGTGCAGAAACTCGCCGAGCTGGCCGACTTCTACGGTGTTCCGGTAGCCGAACTGCTGCCGGAGGGGCGGGTTCCCTCCAGCGCGGAGCCCGCGACGAAGGTTGTGATCAACCTCGAACGGCTGCAACAGCTTCCCGCTGAGAAGGTGGGGCCGCTGGCCCGCTATGCGGCCACGATCCAGAGTCAGCGGGGTGACTACAACGGCAAGGTGCTGTCCATCCGCACCGAGGACCTGCGTTCCCTGGCCATCATCTACGACATGTCGCCGGGAGAACTCACCGAGCAGCTCATCGACTGGGGCGTCCTTCCCCCCGAGGCCCGTCCGGCCCGCGAGGAGTGA
- a CDS encoding putative transposase (product_source=KO:K07496; cath_funfam=2.20.70.10; cog=COG0675; ko=KO:K07496; pfam=PF01385,PF07282; superfamily=57667; tigrfam=TIGR01766) produces MPQQQTIRDFGKSRAKALKDIKARLPMKQRAGMPRIKRDKDTRPSLAYTKRGFRVKDGRLYLAGGIELTVVWSRDLPSEPSSVRVYQDNLGHWYASFVVQVAAEPLPGSGRAIGIDWGVTETATTTDGAYDLPHAQHGKRAQQRLAHYQRQMSRRERPRNKPQTKGYRKAQRQAAKAHKKVARQRQDTGRKWAKSVARHHDQIAVEDFKPKFLAKTTMARKAADAAIGATKTALVEQARKHGRDLRLVDPKYTTMDCAHCGARAKHRLPLSERTFTCTACGASSPRDKNSARVMPVRAGFTPADVEGVRPGHLLRDRAA; encoded by the coding sequence GTGCCGCAGCAGCAGACCATCCGCGACTTCGGGAAGTCTCGCGCGAAAGCACTCAAGGACATCAAGGCCCGCTTGCCGATGAAGCAGCGCGCCGGAATGCCCCGGATCAAGCGGGACAAGGACACCCGTCCCAGCTTGGCCTACACCAAGCGCGGCTTCCGCGTGAAGGACGGGCGTCTGTACCTGGCGGGCGGGATCGAGCTGACCGTGGTCTGGTCCCGCGACCTGCCGTCCGAACCGTCGTCGGTGCGGGTGTATCAGGACAACCTCGGGCACTGGTACGCGTCGTTCGTCGTACAGGTCGCCGCCGAACCACTTCCGGGATCCGGCCGAGCGATCGGTATCGACTGGGGCGTGACCGAAACCGCCACCACCACCGATGGCGCCTACGATCTGCCGCACGCCCAGCACGGCAAACGCGCTCAGCAGCGTCTCGCGCACTACCAACGCCAGATGTCGCGGCGTGAGCGCCCACGGAACAAGCCGCAAACCAAGGGTTACCGCAAGGCGCAACGCCAAGCGGCGAAAGCGCACAAGAAGGTCGCCCGTCAGCGGCAGGACACCGGCCGTAAGTGGGCGAAGAGTGTTGCCCGCCACCACGACCAGATCGCCGTGGAGGACTTCAAGCCGAAGTTCCTCGCCAAGACCACAATGGCCCGCAAGGCCGCCGATGCCGCGATCGGCGCGACCAAGACCGCGTTGGTCGAGCAGGCCCGTAAGCACGGGCGGGACCTGCGGTTGGTGGACCCGAAATACACAACGATGGACTGCGCGCACTGCGGGGCGAGAGCCAAGCACCGCCTGCCGCTGTCAGAACGAACGTTTACCTGCACCGCGTGCGGAGCCTCATCCCCGAGGGACAAGAACTCCGCACGCGTGATGCCGGTCCGGGCTGGTTTCACCCCGGCTGATGTTGAGGGCGTGAGACCCGGTCACCTGCTGCGTGACCGGGCTGCCTGA
- a CDS encoding hypothetical protein (product_source=Hypo-rule applied; pfam=PF12323), which yields MDMTPQETDTARARYLFRLRVSNTAEKQLREEWGRCRWVWNECVAMSRKVYRDNKATGADDTCGPAWLDKLLTEARQANR from the coding sequence ATGGACATGACACCGCAGGAAACAGACACCGCCAGGGCGCGGTACCTGTTCCGCCTGCGCGTGTCCAACACCGCCGAGAAGCAGCTCCGCGAGGAGTGGGGACGCTGCCGGTGGGTATGGAACGAATGCGTAGCCATGTCCCGCAAGGTCTATCGCGACAACAAGGCCACCGGGGCGGACGACACGTGCGGCCCGGCCTGGCTGGACAAGCTTCTGACCGAAGCGCGGCAGGCAAACCGGTAG
- a CDS encoding putative transposase (product_source=KO:K07491; cath_funfam=3.30.70.1290; cog=COG1943; ko=KO:K07491; pfam=PF01797; smart=SM01321; superfamily=143422) has protein sequence MHAHLVFVTKCRHPVFTDTHLRRMHEVMRQVCEDFETELEEFNGEANHVHLLVNFPPKVAVSKLVNSLKGVSSRMLRKEFEDLRFAYWKGVRLWSGSYFAGSVGGAPISVVRQYIEQQARPVV, from the coding sequence ATGCACGCGCACTTGGTTTTCGTCACGAAATGCCGGCACCCGGTCTTCACCGACACGCACCTGCGGCGGATGCACGAGGTCATGCGGCAGGTGTGCGAGGACTTCGAGACCGAGCTCGAAGAGTTCAACGGCGAGGCCAACCACGTGCACCTGCTCGTCAACTTCCCGCCGAAGGTCGCGGTATCGAAGCTGGTCAACAGCTTGAAAGGCGTCTCGTCACGGATGCTGCGCAAGGAGTTCGAGGATCTGCGGTTCGCCTACTGGAAAGGTGTCCGTCTGTGGTCCGGCTCGTACTTCGCCGGGTCAGTCGGCGGGGCGCCGATCTCGGTGGTGCGGCAGTACATCGAGCAGCAGGCGCGGCCGGTTGTGTAG
- a CDS encoding N utilization substance protein B (product_source=KO:K03625; cath_funfam=1.10.940.10; cog=COG0781; ko=KO:K03625; pfam=PF01029; superfamily=48013; tigrfam=TIGR01951): protein MGERSKARKRAVEVLYEADLRELAPDALLRQRVGSTEAPVVGDYAVTLVSGVAEHRERIDELIVEYSQGWALSRMPVVDRAVLRLGFFEMLWGDDIPPAVVIDEAVQLGKALSTDDTPRFVNGVLGRLAGIDEQQRESLRDSPESSAEEDETVAAERDSAAEAESPAASER, encoded by the coding sequence TTGGGCGAACGGAGCAAGGCCCGCAAACGCGCGGTGGAAGTGCTTTACGAGGCCGATTTACGCGAACTTGCCCCCGACGCGCTGCTCCGGCAGCGCGTCGGTTCCACCGAGGCACCGGTCGTCGGTGACTACGCCGTCACGCTCGTCTCCGGGGTGGCCGAACACCGCGAACGGATCGACGAGCTGATCGTCGAGTACTCGCAGGGCTGGGCGCTCTCCCGGATGCCGGTCGTGGACCGGGCCGTGCTGCGCCTTGGTTTCTTCGAGATGTTGTGGGGTGACGACATCCCCCCGGCCGTGGTCATCGACGAAGCCGTGCAGCTGGGCAAGGCGCTCTCCACGGACGACACTCCCCGGTTCGTCAACGGGGTGCTCGGCAGGTTGGCCGGTATCGACGAACAGCAGCGGGAGTCGCTGCGTGATTCCCCGGAGAGCTCGGCCGAGGAAGACGAGACGGTCGCGGCCGAGCGGGACTCGGCCGCCGAGGCGGAGTCCCCCGCGGCTTCGGAGCGCTGA
- a CDS encoding elongation factor P (product_source=KO:K02356; cath_funfam=2.30.30.30,2.40.50.140; cog=COG0231; ko=KO:K02356; pfam=PF01132,PF08207,PF09285; smart=SM00841,SM01185; superfamily=50104,50249; tigrfam=TIGR00038), producing the protein MATTNDLKNGIVLNIDGQLWTVTSFQHVKPGKGGAFVRTTLKNVLSGKVVDKTFNAGIKVETANVDRSEMTYLYNDGVDYVFMDPHTYDQVSVSPETVGDSAGYMLENSTVTLARHEGEPLYVELPASVELTIAHTDPGVQGDRSTGGNKPAELETGATVQVPLFIESGEKIRVDPRDGRYLGRVK; encoded by the coding sequence GTGGCCACCACGAACGACCTGAAAAACGGAATCGTGCTCAACATCGACGGGCAGCTGTGGACCGTCACGAGTTTCCAGCACGTGAAGCCGGGCAAGGGCGGTGCCTTCGTGCGCACCACCCTCAAGAATGTGCTCTCCGGCAAGGTCGTGGACAAGACCTTCAACGCCGGGATCAAAGTCGAGACCGCCAACGTCGACCGCAGCGAGATGACCTATCTCTACAACGACGGCGTCGACTACGTGTTCATGGATCCCCACACCTACGACCAGGTCAGCGTCTCGCCCGAGACCGTGGGCGACTCGGCCGGTTACATGCTGGAGAACAGCACCGTCACCCTGGCCCGCCACGAGGGCGAGCCGCTCTACGTCGAGCTGCCCGCCTCGGTGGAGCTGACCATCGCCCACACTGACCCCGGTGTGCAGGGGGACCGTTCCACCGGTGGCAACAAGCCCGCCGAACTCGAGACCGGCGCGACCGTGCAGGTCCCGCTGTTCATCGAGTCGGGCGAGAAGATCAGGGTGGACCCGCGCGACGGGCGTTATCTGGGACGCGTCAAGTGA
- a CDS encoding Xaa-Pro dipeptidase (product_source=KO:K01271; cath_funfam=3.40.350.10,3.90.230.10; cog=COG0006; ko=KO:K01271; pfam=PF00557,PF01321; superfamily=55920): MPESHVHRRESLRGHLRDREVDAMLVSDLLNIRYLTGFTGSNASLLVHAADTAADETRTVFCTDGRYETQAAAQVPELEHLIDRASVAELARRAESRSATYRRVGFESQHVTVDGLDELSRTAPGVELVRAPGLVETLRLIKDESEIEALRMACAAADRALAGLIEHGGLRPGRTELAVARELESRMLDHGAAGPSFETIVATGENSAVPHHRPTDAELAPGDFVKMDFGALVDGYHSDMTRTVVLGRPADWQREIYELVATAQAAGRDAIRLGTEVADADTAARDVITEAGYGERFSHGLGHGVGLEIHEAPALSQRGAGTIEAGMAVTAEPGVYLPGRGGVRIEDTLVARADTPELLTLTTKELVIL; this comes from the coding sequence ATGCCCGAATCGCACGTACATCGCCGTGAATCCCTTCGGGGCCACCTGCGTGACCGCGAGGTGGACGCGATGCTGGTGAGCGACCTGCTCAACATCAGGTACCTCACCGGCTTCACCGGCTCCAACGCGTCCCTGCTGGTGCACGCGGCCGATACCGCGGCCGACGAGACCCGCACGGTGTTCTGCACCGACGGTCGCTACGAGACGCAGGCCGCCGCACAGGTCCCCGAGCTGGAACACCTCATCGACCGGGCCAGCGTCGCCGAGCTGGCCCGACGCGCCGAATCGCGGAGCGCGACCTACCGGCGGGTGGGCTTCGAGAGCCAGCACGTCACGGTGGACGGGCTGGACGAGCTGAGCCGCACCGCCCCCGGGGTGGAGCTGGTCCGCGCCCCCGGCCTGGTGGAAACGCTGCGCCTGATCAAGGACGAGAGCGAGATCGAGGCGCTGCGCATGGCGTGCGCGGCGGCCGATCGCGCGTTGGCCGGGCTGATCGAGCACGGTGGGCTGCGTCCGGGCCGTACCGAGCTCGCCGTGGCGCGCGAGCTGGAGAGCCGGATGCTCGACCACGGTGCTGCAGGCCCCTCCTTCGAGACGATCGTGGCGACCGGGGAGAACTCGGCCGTGCCGCACCACCGCCCCACCGATGCCGAACTCGCCCCGGGTGACTTCGTCAAGATGGACTTCGGCGCGCTCGTGGACGGCTACCACTCCGACATGACCCGCACGGTCGTGCTGGGCCGACCCGCCGACTGGCAGCGCGAGATCTACGAGCTCGTCGCGACGGCGCAGGCAGCCGGACGGGATGCCATCCGCCTCGGAACCGAGGTGGCCGACGCCGACACGGCTGCCCGTGACGTCATCACCGAGGCCGGTTACGGGGAGCGGTTCTCGCACGGTCTGGGGCACGGTGTGGGACTGGAGATCCACGAGGCACCGGCGTTGTCCCAACGCGGAGCGGGTACCATCGAGGCCGGAATGGCGGTCACCGCCGAGCCCGGTGTGTATCTGCCTGGGCGGGGCGGCGTCCGCATCGAGGACACGCTGGTCGCGCGTGCGGACACGCCGGAGTTGCTCACCTTGACGACGAAGGAGCTCGTCATTCTCTAG
- a CDS encoding hypothetical protein (product_source=Hypo-rule applied; pfam=PF04149; superfamily=81296) codes for MTRSPLDFPPDAEFRKSSYSNDHQGCVEVAVAADGGRWLRDTKDRSGPAHYYTPVEWQAFVAGVKDGEFG; via the coding sequence GTGACGCGATCCCCACTCGACTTCCCCCCGGACGCCGAGTTCCGCAAGAGCAGTTACAGCAATGATCACCAAGGCTGCGTCGAGGTGGCCGTGGCCGCCGACGGTGGTCGCTGGCTGCGTGACACCAAGGACCGCAGCGGGCCCGCGCACTACTACACGCCGGTCGAGTGGCAGGCGTTCGTCGCCGGTGTGAAGGACGGCGAGTTCGGCTGA
- a CDS encoding transcriptional regulator with XRE-family HTH domain (product_source=COG1396; cath_funfam=1.10.260.40; cog=COG1396; pfam=PF13560; smart=SM00530; superfamily=47413): protein MVATSSPALLRRWIGLNLRQLREEAGKERSEVMQRLGLSCAQVGHLETAERLPSKPVLEILLDFYGKPDRLPDFLRIVEAARKGKNWWDKLSGAVPSWFDLFLGLEAGATEVFSFDAYVVPGLLQTPAYAEAVIRADPELTDEQVQQRVELRLGRQNILDRTEEPVRLWAIIDESVLHRPRGNTEVMAEQLDHLIKLGERPRIDLQILPLNAGAHLAQSGGFQILKFPGEMTGDPGIVYLEGLVEGRYYEKPDEVALYERAMTRLRVQAANQEDSQAMLRRAAQEVHK from the coding sequence GTGGTTGCCACTTCGAGCCCCGCACTACTCAGACGCTGGATCGGCCTCAACCTGCGCCAACTTCGTGAAGAAGCGGGCAAGGAACGCTCCGAGGTCATGCAGCGGCTCGGGCTGTCGTGCGCCCAGGTGGGACACCTCGAGACGGCAGAACGGCTCCCTTCCAAACCCGTGCTGGAGATCCTGCTCGACTTCTACGGCAAGCCCGATCGGCTTCCGGACTTCTTGCGGATCGTCGAAGCGGCTCGCAAAGGCAAGAACTGGTGGGACAAACTCAGTGGCGCGGTACCGTCATGGTTCGACCTGTTCTTGGGGCTGGAAGCGGGAGCCACCGAGGTATTCAGCTTCGACGCCTACGTTGTCCCTGGCCTGCTGCAGACACCCGCCTATGCCGAAGCCGTGATCCGTGCCGATCCCGAACTCACCGACGAGCAGGTCCAGCAACGTGTCGAACTTCGACTCGGACGTCAAAACATCCTGGATCGCACCGAGGAACCGGTTCGGTTGTGGGCTATCATCGATGAGTCGGTACTCCATCGTCCTCGTGGCAACACCGAGGTGATGGCCGAACAACTCGATCATCTGATCAAACTCGGTGAGCGCCCTCGCATCGATCTGCAGATACTCCCCTTGAACGCGGGAGCGCATCTGGCTCAGTCCGGTGGTTTCCAGATCCTGAAGTTTCCCGGCGAGATGACTGGAGACCCTGGAATCGTCTATCTGGAAGGGCTCGTCGAAGGCCGTTACTACGAAAAGCCCGACGAGGTCGCACTGTACGAGCGGGCTATGACCCGCCTCCGGGTGCAGGCCGCGAACCAGGAAGACTCGCAGGCGATGTTGCGCCGAGCAGCACAGGAGGTGCACAAGTGA
- a CDS encoding hypothetical protein (product_source=Hypo-rule applied; transmembrane_helix_parts=Outside_1_24,TMhelix_25_47,Inside_48_59,TMhelix_60_82,Outside_83_133): protein MIDDESPPLLWTRPSPRPWTVPCLITTSSFTISVAGIPGAAASVSVLDRDYGLSAHWKPIGVFAETPYAFVALGLFVHVAWFASRKHVATHTPTACGLWFDQRARPLLSQPKSHDTNGPCADCLTAWGDHYGQ, encoded by the coding sequence ATGATCGACGACGAATCGCCACCACTGCTGTGGACACGACCTAGTCCGAGGCCGTGGACGGTCCCCTGTCTGATCACGACGAGCTCGTTCACGATCTCCGTGGCGGGGATTCCGGGAGCAGCGGCCTCGGTGTCCGTACTGGACCGCGACTACGGGCTGAGCGCTCACTGGAAACCGATCGGGGTGTTCGCCGAGACGCCGTACGCGTTCGTCGCGCTCGGACTTTTCGTGCACGTGGCGTGGTTCGCGTCGCGGAAGCACGTCGCGACACACACGCCCACTGCGTGTGGTCTCTGGTTCGACCAGCGTGCTCGGCCGCTGCTCTCCCAGCCGAAATCCCACGACACGAACGGCCCCTGCGCGGACTGCTTGACGGCCTGGGGAGACCACTATGGCCAGTGA
- a CDS encoding hypothetical protein (product_source=Hypo-rule applied), which produces MASDNPLWSGPTNTESAGDPTRTVRVWIDHTGTVHERHTRDTGRTLCGLNAGPDHDIERGPRICATCVGIHLDAEASGANTG; this is translated from the coding sequence ATGGCCAGTGATAACCCCCTGTGGTCCGGCCCGACGAACACGGAGTCAGCGGGGGATCCCACCCGCACCGTAAGAGTGTGGATCGACCACACCGGAACGGTGCACGAACGACATACGCGAGATACCGGCCGCACGCTGTGCGGACTCAACGCCGGTCCCGACCACGACATCGAGCGCGGCCCTCGGATCTGTGCCACATGCGTGGGAATCCACCTCGACGCCGAGGCATCCGGCGCGAACACCGGGTGA